GGCACTGGAGGAGGGGCAGCAGGCCCTGGCGGCCGCACCGAACCCCGACTCCCCCGAGCAGCTCGCCGCCGAGATCCAGGTGGACCCGCTCGGTCTCGAGCTCGCGCCCGACATCATCGACCTGGTCGACCCGAGCGTCGGCGGCGACCTGCTGGACCGGGTCAAGGCGCTGCGGCGCAAGGTCGCCTCGGACATCGGGATCGTGGTCCCGCCGGTCCGGACCCGCGACAACCTCGACCTGCCCTCGCGCACCTATGCCATCACCCTGTTCGGGATCGAGGTGGCCCGCGGCGAGGCGCCGTCGGGCCACGTGATGGCGATCGGCGACTACCTCGGCAACCTGCCCGGGCAGGTCGGCGTCGAGCCGGTCTTCGGCCTCGAGGCCAAGTGGATCCCCGCCGAGCTGCGCAGCCAGGCCGAGATCACCGGTGCCACCGTGGTCGACCGGGCCTCGGTGATCACCACCCACCTGGCCGAGGTCGTCACCCAGCACGCGGCCCGGCTGCTGGGTCGCGAGGACGTTCGGCTGCTCACCGACGTGGTCAAGCGGACGCACCCGGTGGTGATCGAGGAGCTGACCCCCACCCACCTCAGCCTCGGCGAGGTCCAGCGGGTGCTCCAGTCCCTGCTCGACGAGAAGATCTCGGTGCGCGACCTGGTCCGGATCTTCGAGGCGCTCTCGCTGCGGGCGGCGGTCTCCAAGGACCTGGACGGGCTCGTCGAGTCCGCCCGGCAGGCGCTCGGGCCCGCCGTGGTGGCGCCGTACCTGCAGGAGGGCAACGTGCACGTGATCAGCCTCGACCCGCAGCTGGAGCACCGGATGCTCGAGTCGATGCGCGCCACCGAGACCGGCGCCGTGCTGACCCTCGACCCCGACACCGGCCAGCAGGTGCTGGTCCAGCTGGCCGGGCTGGCGGCCGACGCGGAGAACCGCGACCAGCGTCCGGTCCTGGTCTGCGCCCCGCAGATCCGCGCCGCCCTGCGCCGCCTGGTCCGTCCCACCCTGGACCGGCTGCCGGTGCTCTCCTACTCCGAGCTCAGCGGCAGCGGGCAGGTCCGGTCCGTCGGCGTGGTCACCGGTGACCGCGCCCTCACCCAGACAGGGGTGCCCCGATGAGCGTGGGCCCGTTGAACGGCTTCGTCCTGGGAGCGGCCGCGGTCGTCTCCTCCCCCGCCCTGTGGCTCTCCCTGGTCGAGGGGACGCTGCCCCTGGACGCCGCCCTGACCCGCTACCTGATCTCGGTGGCGCTGTGCTGGGCGGGGCTCAACGTCCTGATCCAGATGACGGCGTCGCGTCCTGCTCCCCAACCGCTCCGGGCGCCCGAGGAGGCCGGTTCCGACCAGCCGGCGCACGGAGCTGGGGACCCGGCGGAGCGCTGACCGGGACGCGCAGGCGCACCAGGGTCCCCGTCGAGGGCGCCGTCTCCAGGCTCATCGTCCCGCCCAGCAGCGCGGCCCGCAGGCCGACGTTCTCCAGCCCGCTGCGCGGCGCCTCCGGGTCGACCCCCCGCCCGTCGTCCTGGACCTCCAGGACGACCCAGTCGTCGTGCAGGCCGACCTCGACCCGGCAGAACCGTGCCTCGGCGTGCCGGACCACGTTGGAGAGCAGCTCGCGCAGGCTCGCCAGCAGGTGCTCGGCGACCACCGGGTCGACCTCGGTGTCCAGGTCGCCCTGGGCCAGCACCACCGGGGTGAAGCCCAGCACCGGGACGTACTCGCGCACCAGGGACCGGGCGTCACGGCGCAGCCTGGGCCGGGTGCCGTGCTCGAGCTGGAAGATGGTGGTGCGGATGTCGCGGATGACCAGGTCGAGGTCGCCGACACCGCGCTCGATCCCGGCCCGGATCCTCGCCACGTCCTCGTGCCGGCGCAGGCCGCGGATCTGCAGCCCGGTGGCGAAGATCCGCTGGATCACCACGTCGTGCAGGTCCCGGGCGATGCGCTCACGCTCGCTGACCAGCAGCAGCTGCTCCCGGTCGTGCCGCGCGCGCGCCTGGTCCATCGCGATGCTGGCCTGGTCGGCGAACATCCGGACCAGGGCGAGCTCCTCGGACGAGACCGGCTCGGTCCGCCCCGTCCACCAGGCCCCCAGCAGGTGCCTGCCCCCGGCCTTCGGCTCGACCGGCAGGACCGCGATCAGGTCGTCGTCGAAGGTGAGCACCTGCTCCTCCCCCGTCCGCAGGATCTCCTTGATCCGCGGGCCGGCCAGGGCGAACAGGGTCCGGCTGCGCGGCAGGTACCCCCGCCCCACGTCGATGGCCTGGATGTCGTGGACGCCGGTGGCGTGCGGCACCAGCAGGCCGACGCCGGTGGCGGCCAGGGCACGGCGCAGCGAGCCGCTGAGCACCGAGAGCACGTCCTCCCCGGAGTCCGAGGAGCTGAGCGCACGCGCGACCTCGCGGGCCGCCTCCAGCCCGAGCCGGCGCCGCTCGCTCTCGACCCGCACCCGGGTGTGGCGCAGCGCGGTGCCCGCCATCAGCGCCACCAGGGCGAGCCGTCCGGCGTCGTCGTCGTCGAAGGCGGCGTCCCCGAGCTTGTTCCAGCCGACCACCCGGGCCACCGGCACCCCGTCGACCACGACCTGCTCGACGATCCGCTCGACCGGCGCCGCGCTGCGCGGCGGCCGGGTGGACCAGCGGCCCCGTTCGGTGAGGACCCGCAGGACCCGTCCGTCGGCGGCCAGCACCTCCAGCCGGCAGCGGCCCGCCCCGGTGGCTGCACAGGCGGCCTCGACGGTCCGGCGCAGGACCTCGGTCTCGTCCAGGTCGGAGCCCAGCTCCACCAGCGAGCTCCACAGCACGCTCGGCCCCACGTCCCCCATGGGCGGCAGCGTCTCACGTGGCCGGAGCCCCGGACGCAGGCGACCCGCAGGCTGCTCCTGGCGGAGCCGGGGCCGGCCGGATGGCGCCGGAGCCTGCGGGTCGGGTGACTGCGGTGGATTAGCTGCTAGCTCGCAGCCACCTCACGCATCCTGAAAGACTTCATCTCTCGGACCACCTCCTTTCCCGTGTACCTCCCAGGCTAGGTCGGCCCGCGCCCCCGGCCAAGGGGTTTTCTCGTTCTCCCGAGGCGTCAGGGAGAGAGGCGTCGGCGGTGCCAGACGGCCGGGTCCTCCGTGCCGCGCCGGTACTCCAGTCGGTCGTGCATCCGGCCCGGCCGGCCCTGCCAGAACTCCATCGCCACCGGGCGCACCCGGTAGCCGCCCCACAACGGCGGGACCGGCACCTGC
The window above is part of the Nocardioides campestrisoli genome. Proteins encoded here:
- the flhA gene encoding flagellar biosynthesis protein FlhA, whose amino-acid sequence is MKRLTQLGVPIGIVCIVVMLVVPLPAVVLDMLIALNITGALLILMVAMFVTRPLDFASFPAVLLVMTLFRLALNVSATRLVLLDGYAGKVIDTFGHFVVGGSLVVGIIVFTILLIIQFVVITNGAGRVAEVGARFTLDAMPGKQMAIDADLNSGLITEDQARRRRAEVHAEADFYGAMDGASKFVKGDAIAAIVITLVNLIGGFAIGVAQMGMPFGEAIQTYSLLTVGDGLVSQIPALLLSVATGLVVTRHAGDEDMGSDIIRQITANQMPLRIAGFAAFALCLIPGLPKLPFLFAGGLMLLASTRVPKPPDPALEEGQQALAAAPNPDSPEQLAAEIQVDPLGLELAPDIIDLVDPSVGGDLLDRVKALRRKVASDIGIVVPPVRTRDNLDLPSRTYAITLFGIEVARGEAPSGHVMAIGDYLGNLPGQVGVEPVFGLEAKWIPAELRSQAEITGATVVDRASVITTHLAEVVTQHAARLLGREDVRLLTDVVKRTHPVVIEELTPTHLSLGEVQRVLQSLLDEKISVRDLVRIFEALSLRAAVSKDLDGLVESARQALGPAVVAPYLQEGNVHVISLDPQLEHRMLESMRATETGAVLTLDPDTGQQVLVQLAGLAADAENRDQRPVLVCAPQIRAALRRLVRPTLDRLPVLSYSELSGSGQVRSVGVVTGDRALTQTGVPR
- a CDS encoding sensor histidine kinase: MGDVGPSVLWSSLVELGSDLDETEVLRRTVEAACAATGAGRCRLEVLAADGRVLRVLTERGRWSTRPPRSAAPVERIVEQVVVDGVPVARVVGWNKLGDAAFDDDDAGRLALVALMAGTALRHTRVRVESERRRLGLEAAREVARALSSSDSGEDVLSVLSGSLRRALAATGVGLLVPHATGVHDIQAIDVGRGYLPRSRTLFALAGPRIKEILRTGEEQVLTFDDDLIAVLPVEPKAGGRHLLGAWWTGRTEPVSSEELALVRMFADQASIAMDQARARHDREQLLLVSERERIARDLHDVVIQRIFATGLQIRGLRRHEDVARIRAGIERGVGDLDLVIRDIRTTIFQLEHGTRPRLRRDARSLVREYVPVLGFTPVVLAQGDLDTEVDPVVAEHLLASLRELLSNVVRHAEARFCRVEVGLHDDWVVLEVQDDGRGVDPEAPRSGLENVGLRAALLGGTMSLETAPSTGTLVRLRVPVSAPPGPQLRAPAGRNRPPRAPGAVGEQDATPSSGSGR